A genome region from Streptomyces pratensis includes the following:
- a CDS encoding TetR/AcrR family transcriptional regulator, protein MDEVRRPGRPRDATRDDAILKAARDVVLRDGYAGLSMEKVAVAAGVGKPTVYRRWSSRAALVADAVMHSFLASVPGMVPPGKHVTGTTTQQLTDWFRAYAASVGDPHHAAMVLALVAAAAESPHDAENLYRQHTRTQYEIIVSRLRAGVESGEFRADADLEAVADALIGSVIYQLLTRTDEAAPRRAEHLLHILLTGLRNTERRA, encoded by the coding sequence ATGGACGAGGTTCGACGGCCCGGAAGGCCCAGGGATGCGACGCGGGACGACGCCATCCTCAAAGCGGCACGGGATGTCGTTCTGCGCGACGGCTATGCGGGGCTCTCGATGGAGAAGGTCGCCGTCGCCGCCGGGGTGGGCAAGCCGACGGTCTATCGCCGCTGGTCCTCCAGGGCCGCCCTGGTCGCCGATGCCGTGATGCACAGCTTCCTCGCCTCGGTGCCCGGCATGGTCCCGCCCGGGAAACACGTCACCGGCACCACCACTCAGCAACTGACCGACTGGTTCCGGGCGTACGCGGCGTCGGTCGGCGACCCGCACCATGCGGCGATGGTCCTCGCCCTGGTCGCTGCCGCCGCAGAAAGCCCGCACGACGCCGAGAACCTCTACCGGCAGCACACCCGCACGCAGTACGAGATCATCGTGAGCCGCCTCCGTGCAGGAGTGGAGAGCGGCGAATTCCGTGCCGACGCCGACCTCGAAGCGGTCGCCGACGCCCTCATCGGCTCCGTCATCTACCAGCTGCTCACGCGCACGGACGAAGCCGCACCCCGACGAGCCGAGCATCTGCTCCACATTCTCCTGACGGGGCTGCGCAACACTGAGCGCCGAGCCTGA
- a CDS encoding ATP-binding protein: protein MAKDTSLRAMGWAQSFPVSQGVRAGRRWTRDHLASLEWTKAAPEVVDSILLSVSELITNAHVHAHSDAQLVLTWDSHCLHVSVHDSDPLPPAKQPEDLTTTGGRGLAIVDALADGWATHPQASGKTITACFVPPGAPKPRHGEDVS, encoded by the coding sequence ATGGCGAAGGACACATCGCTGCGGGCGATGGGATGGGCTCAGTCGTTTCCGGTGTCACAAGGGGTGCGGGCCGGCCGCCGGTGGACGCGGGACCACCTGGCTTCCTTGGAGTGGACCAAGGCTGCCCCCGAAGTGGTGGACTCGATTCTGCTCAGTGTCTCCGAGCTGATCACCAACGCGCACGTGCACGCGCACAGCGATGCCCAGCTGGTTCTCACCTGGGACAGTCACTGCCTGCACGTGAGTGTCCACGACTCCGATCCCCTGCCCCCCGCCAAGCAGCCCGAAGACCTCACGACGACCGGGGGGCGCGGACTGGCCATCGTCGACGCGCTCGCCGACGGCTGGGCCACGCATCCGCAGGCGTCGGGAAAGACCATCACCGCGTGCTTCGTACCACCGGGCGCTCCGAAGCCTCGGCATGGTGAGGACGTCAGCTGA
- a CDS encoding DUF4246 domain-containing protein yields MSRLSAFPLPFHASRSISFATPRTLRELQMMQCSSHIRAKPGWFDKMNDAGIVARWTREAVAQGLTEAQVSYVLAELVHYAALRDGRTGIEVSAVDGVWQSDTLVDDKLRSRLREAVRVLEQVPETERDWHPGSDGQVLDLVHPSLFCLVREVSGAPERAWQNPTDRYSKYEFSEKFQWLPTDVDISADGDVTFRSYVNNVHPETHHELASVLPDLFARFRPLLENVLTDLHHPRPLRIEADPYGWYDSEPEHPDKSSFSDDGAYAEALRAWEEAQDDWWENRRPVVPDAPSFTPPELLDESARVDLRGRRLQVIVKLATIHLTPDKPEYDGGSWHVEGMMNERIVSTGIYYWDSENITESRLGFRAALDDPDYEQNDDNGLREVYGLEDEDALNQTLGSASTPAGRCLAFPNILQHRVSSFRLTDPARPGYRKILAFFLVDPSEKIVSTSDVPPQQPWSDTSTMTLERAKDYREQLMRERKFFVDEHNEQLYEREFSLCEH; encoded by the coding sequence TTGTCCCGCCTTTCTGCCTTCCCGCTGCCCTTCCATGCCTCTCGTTCCATATCGTTCGCGACACCCAGAACGCTGCGGGAACTCCAGATGATGCAGTGCAGCTCGCATATCCGGGCGAAGCCGGGGTGGTTCGACAAGATGAACGACGCCGGCATCGTCGCCAGGTGGACGCGAGAAGCGGTCGCCCAAGGGCTCACCGAAGCGCAGGTCAGTTACGTGCTCGCAGAACTCGTGCATTACGCGGCGCTGCGGGACGGACGAACCGGCATCGAGGTGTCCGCCGTCGACGGGGTGTGGCAGTCGGACACACTGGTCGACGACAAGCTCAGATCCCGGCTGCGCGAGGCGGTCCGGGTTCTGGAACAGGTCCCGGAAACAGAACGGGACTGGCATCCCGGATCCGACGGCCAGGTGCTCGATCTGGTGCATCCCTCACTGTTCTGCTTGGTGAGAGAGGTGAGCGGTGCGCCCGAGCGGGCTTGGCAGAACCCGACGGACCGCTACTCGAAGTACGAGTTCTCGGAGAAGTTCCAGTGGCTGCCCACGGACGTCGACATCAGTGCCGACGGCGATGTCACCTTCCGTTCGTACGTCAACAACGTCCACCCCGAGACTCATCACGAACTGGCATCCGTCCTGCCGGACTTGTTCGCGCGCTTCCGCCCGCTGCTGGAGAACGTGCTCACCGATCTTCACCATCCGAGGCCCCTGCGGATCGAGGCCGATCCCTATGGGTGGTACGACTCGGAGCCGGAACATCCGGACAAGTCATCATTCAGCGATGACGGGGCCTACGCGGAAGCCCTCCGCGCATGGGAGGAGGCCCAGGACGACTGGTGGGAGAACCGTCGCCCCGTGGTCCCGGACGCCCCGTCCTTCACCCCGCCCGAGTTGCTCGATGAATCCGCCCGAGTCGACCTGCGCGGCCGTCGTCTCCAGGTCATCGTCAAGCTCGCCACCATTCACCTCACCCCGGACAAGCCCGAGTACGACGGCGGTTCCTGGCATGTCGAGGGGATGATGAACGAGCGGATCGTCTCGACCGGCATCTACTACTGGGACAGCGAGAACATCACCGAGAGCCGACTGGGCTTCCGGGCCGCACTCGACGATCCGGACTACGAGCAGAACGACGACAACGGTCTCCGTGAGGTCTACGGCCTGGAGGACGAAGACGCACTGAACCAGACGCTGGGATCGGCATCGACCCCAGCCGGCCGCTGCCTGGCGTTCCCGAACATCCTGCAACACCGTGTCAGCTCGTTCCGCCTCACGGACCCGGCCCGCCCGGGATATCGCAAGATTCTCGCGTTCTTCCTGGTCGACCCGTCGGAAAAGATCGTCTCTACATCCGATGTGCCACCGCAGCAACCTTGGTCCGACACCTCGACCATGACGCTTGAACGCGCCAAGGACTATCGCGAACAGCTCATGCGGGAACGCAAGTTCTTCGTCGACGAGCACAACGAGCAGCTCTACGAACGCGAATTCTCCCTCTGCGAGCACTGA
- a CDS encoding VOC family protein: protein MSAIKKFQVTFDCAEPGRLARFWCEVLGYVAPEPPEGFTTWDDFNRTLPPEKQDSWFACSDPSGVGPRLYFQRVPEGRTVKNRVHLDVRAGTGLVGDERLATLEAECARLVALGATHVQTLYADGENESCIPMLDIEGNEFCID, encoded by the coding sequence ATGTCAGCGATCAAGAAGTTCCAAGTCACCTTCGACTGCGCAGAACCTGGGCGTCTCGCCCGCTTCTGGTGTGAAGTGCTGGGGTACGTCGCACCAGAACCGCCGGAGGGGTTCACCACGTGGGACGATTTCAACCGCACCCTGCCCCCTGAGAAGCAGGATTCGTGGTTCGCCTGCAGTGATCCCTCCGGCGTGGGCCCGCGCCTGTACTTCCAGCGCGTCCCCGAAGGAAGAACCGTCAAGAACCGGGTGCATCTCGACGTCCGGGCCGGCACCGGACTCGTGGGGGACGAGCGCCTCGCCACGCTCGAGGCCGAGTGCGCACGACTGGTCGCGCTCGGTGCGACACACGTACAGACGCTGTACGCCGATGGGGAGAACGAGTCGTGCATCCCGATGCTGGACATCGAGGGCAACGAGTTCTGTATCGACTGA
- a CDS encoding PP2C family protein-serine/threonine phosphatase has translation MDGRDLELGELLAAAESAPPGESVGVLAHDLRKRFGAECVSFLFVDLMEQRLLRLNAPTEGDMADAAEPIELQGSIYDSVLRSQCQHVEPDGQGGRCVISPVSNRGDCIGLLEVTLQYADDTVLGQIRDAAHALAYIIVTDSRFTDLYHAGRRTTRTSLAAEIQHQLLPSASCCEAPQFTLAAGLVPADDIGGDTYDYTLDRDTLHLSITDAMGHDTESALLATLVTGALRGARRTGCDALDQAHRAHEALLSHSRGLATGQLLCIRLETGTCELVNAGHPWPLRLRDGAAEAEEVQLAVNLPFGVAAPTSYQLQELQLHPGDRLVLLTDGMQERGAAAVDLASLVRETRASHPREAVRAMTTAVLAACRGNLNDDASVVILDWHGTEGSAPRGARAPG, from the coding sequence ATGGATGGCAGAGATCTGGAACTTGGCGAGCTTCTGGCCGCAGCGGAGTCCGCGCCGCCCGGGGAGTCCGTCGGCGTGCTCGCGCACGACCTGCGCAAGCGCTTCGGGGCGGAATGCGTGTCGTTCCTGTTCGTCGATCTCATGGAGCAGCGGCTGCTGCGCCTGAACGCACCCACCGAGGGTGACATGGCGGACGCTGCGGAACCGATCGAGTTGCAGGGCAGCATCTACGACTCCGTTCTCCGCAGCCAGTGCCAGCACGTGGAACCGGATGGTCAGGGCGGACGGTGCGTGATCTCGCCTGTGAGCAATCGCGGCGACTGCATCGGTCTGCTGGAGGTGACACTGCAGTACGCCGACGACACCGTGCTCGGACAGATCAGGGACGCAGCCCACGCGCTGGCCTACATCATCGTCACGGACAGCCGCTTCACCGACCTGTACCACGCCGGCCGCCGCACCACTCGGACCAGCCTGGCCGCGGAGATCCAGCATCAGCTGCTCCCCTCGGCCTCCTGCTGCGAGGCTCCCCAGTTCACCCTCGCCGCAGGTCTTGTCCCGGCCGACGACATCGGCGGCGACACCTACGACTACACCCTCGACCGGGACACGCTGCATCTGTCCATCACCGATGCCATGGGCCACGACACCGAGTCGGCCCTGCTGGCCACGTTGGTCACGGGTGCGTTGCGCGGAGCCCGGCGCACGGGCTGCGACGCCCTCGATCAGGCCCATCGCGCCCACGAGGCACTGCTGAGTCACAGTCGTGGGCTGGCCACCGGACAACTGCTGTGCATCCGGCTCGAGACGGGCACGTGCGAACTGGTCAACGCAGGGCATCCCTGGCCTCTGCGCCTGCGGGACGGCGCTGCCGAAGCCGAGGAGGTCCAGCTGGCCGTCAACCTGCCGTTCGGCGTGGCAGCCCCCACCTCCTATCAACTCCAGGAGCTTCAGCTGCACCCCGGCGACCGCCTGGTCCTGCTCACCGACGGCATGCAGGAACGCGGTGCCGCCGCCGTCGATCTGGCCTCTCTCGTGCGCGAGACCCGCGCCTCGCACCCCAGGGAGGCCGTCCGCGCAATGACCACAGCGGTACTGGCTGCCTGCCGGGGCAACCTCAACGACGACGCCTCAGTCGTCATCCTGGACTGGCACGGCACCGAAGGGTCCGCTCCGCGAGGTGCTCGCGCACCGGGATGA
- a CDS encoding serine/threonine-protein kinase — translation MSLRGGDPAEIGGYPLEARLGSGGMGTVFLARTSSGRPVAIKLIHQQFAGDEEFRIRFRQEVAAARRVSGAFTAAVVDAAPEAEQPWMATTYIEGHTLAQRIATKGPLDGAELRRLAIGLAEALRDIHRVGVVHRDLKPSNVVLSPEGPRVIDFGISRAADQQTLTMTGRVIGTPPFMSPEQLQAPRGVGPRSDVFSLGTLLVYSATGHGPFDADSPYLSAYQVVHEEPSLGAVPVALRAVVESCLDKDPEGRPSADELLVLLRDLPADLGGTDGGGDGAGRTRDTVTLQHLAKPAAPHTRATDPAGPGTGSTPVGRRLRRRWRPVLAAAVAVAAIGGGVAALKAGGFGENGGGEKGNSVAAPVAALPDGFEPWRRTVESGGEGIPDELRCVARDDALFCGGGGVVATRIRATDGSQVWRAESPGVPVQGMHLVGVTDDTVLGYRFAAQDAPQDPSSEVVAIDADNGRELWSVPTGAQSTAVTGRSQDATVAGSAVVTVDASNSRFEARDAHSGEVTWTTSFPAGTQCAPVMTGPQLLAMCATDAEVDASEVSHPTLYVVDRASGTLGGPIAVDGPAVPVGVDDGGLVLLQAHMEGTALTGYDGVARVDPASRKVTYARLAKTYEGTPGMSDGTVYVSGQTGLVTALDPATGRKKWARQTGVEGASGPVADAGALYFSSATGRVVALSPHDGRQLWTTDPQADGFTGEQGASPRVTVAGRAVIVAAAENTLFAFDTQKPPKSG, via the coding sequence GTGTCGCTGCGCGGAGGTGATCCAGCCGAGATCGGCGGCTATCCACTTGAGGCGCGGCTCGGCTCGGGTGGCATGGGCACGGTCTTTCTGGCCCGTACGAGTTCGGGGCGACCTGTCGCGATCAAACTGATCCACCAGCAGTTCGCGGGAGACGAGGAGTTCCGCATCCGTTTCCGGCAGGAAGTGGCGGCGGCGAGGCGGGTGAGTGGCGCGTTCACCGCCGCCGTGGTCGACGCCGCACCTGAGGCCGAGCAGCCGTGGATGGCGACGACCTACATCGAGGGGCACACGCTCGCCCAGCGCATCGCCACGAAGGGCCCACTGGACGGAGCGGAGCTGAGGAGACTCGCCATCGGGCTGGCGGAGGCGCTGCGTGACATCCATCGGGTGGGGGTGGTCCACCGTGACCTGAAGCCGTCGAACGTCGTGCTCTCGCCCGAGGGCCCGCGCGTCATCGACTTCGGCATCTCGCGCGCCGCGGACCAGCAGACGCTGACGATGACCGGGCGGGTCATAGGTACGCCGCCCTTCATGTCGCCGGAGCAGTTGCAGGCGCCCCGTGGTGTCGGGCCGCGGTCCGATGTCTTCTCGCTCGGGACGCTGCTCGTGTACTCGGCGACAGGCCACGGGCCCTTCGACGCGGACAGCCCCTACTTGTCGGCGTACCAGGTGGTGCACGAGGAGCCGTCGCTCGGTGCCGTCCCGGTGGCATTGCGCGCGGTCGTCGAGTCCTGCCTGGACAAGGACCCCGAGGGGCGGCCTTCGGCGGACGAACTCCTCGTGCTGCTGCGGGACCTGCCGGCCGACCTCGGTGGGACCGACGGCGGCGGCGACGGTGCGGGCCGCACCCGCGACACGGTCACCCTGCAGCACCTCGCGAAGCCGGCCGCCCCGCACACCCGGGCCACCGACCCGGCCGGTCCCGGTACGGGGAGCACTCCCGTCGGCCGTCGTCTGCGTCGCCGATGGCGTCCTGTGCTCGCGGCCGCGGTAGCTGTGGCAGCGATCGGTGGGGGAGTCGCCGCGCTGAAGGCGGGCGGCTTCGGGGAGAACGGCGGCGGTGAGAAGGGCAACAGCGTCGCGGCCCCGGTTGCCGCCCTGCCGGACGGCTTCGAGCCGTGGCGCAGGACCGTGGAGAGCGGTGGCGAGGGCATCCCCGACGAACTGCGTTGTGTCGCGCGTGACGACGCGCTGTTCTGCGGCGGCGGCGGTGTCGTCGCGACCCGGATCAGGGCCACGGACGGCTCGCAGGTATGGAGGGCGGAGAGTCCGGGCGTCCCCGTCCAGGGCATGCACCTTGTGGGCGTCACCGACGACACGGTGCTCGGATACCGCTTCGCCGCCCAGGACGCCCCGCAGGACCCTTCCAGCGAGGTGGTGGCCATCGACGCGGACAACGGCCGGGAGCTCTGGTCCGTGCCGACCGGCGCCCAGTCGACGGCCGTCACGGGCCGGAGCCAGGACGCCACGGTGGCCGGCTCGGCCGTCGTGACGGTCGACGCTTCCAACTCCCGCTTCGAGGCCCGGGACGCGCACAGCGGCGAGGTCACTTGGACGACATCGTTCCCCGCGGGCACACAGTGTGCTCCCGTCATGACGGGCCCACAGCTCCTCGCGATGTGCGCGACGGATGCGGAAGTGGATGCCTCGGAGGTGAGTCACCCCACCCTGTACGTGGTCGACCGCGCCTCGGGGACACTGGGCGGGCCCATCGCGGTCGACGGCCCCGCCGTCCCGGTGGGCGTCGACGACGGCGGGCTCGTACTCCTTCAGGCGCACATGGAGGGAACCGCGCTGACCGGGTACGACGGGGTGGCGCGGGTCGACCCGGCCTCGCGGAAGGTCACGTACGCCCGACTGGCCAAGACGTACGAGGGGACGCCCGGCATGTCGGACGGCACCGTCTACGTGAGCGGGCAGACCGGTCTCGTCACTGCGCTCGACCCCGCGACCGGCCGGAAGAAGTGGGCACGGCAGACGGGCGTGGAGGGCGCGTCGGGCCCCGTCGCGGATGCGGGCGCGCTGTACTTCAGCTCGGCCACCGGGCGGGTGGTCGCGCTGTCGCCGCACGACGGCAGACAGCTGTGGACGACGGATCCGCAGGCCGATGGTTTCACGGGTGAGCAGGGCGCGAGCCCCCGCGTGACCGTTGCGGGCCGTGCGGTGATCGTCGCCGCGGCCGAGAACACCCTCTTCGCCTTCGACACACAGAAGCCGCCGAAGTCGGGCTGA